In the Hordeum vulgare subsp. vulgare chromosome 7H, MorexV3_pseudomolecules_assembly, whole genome shotgun sequence genome, one interval contains:
- the LOC123410690 gene encoding uncharacterized protein LOC123410690: MASQAIEEHRSGAEVHTEMCEAKAREFLVELGLPDGLLPLPSLMEVGYNRATGFVWLRQSQSGGLTHTFDAIGKQVWYAPEVTAVVERGRMHSMTGVKSKELLIWVTISEIVISPSGTKIVFRTPAGLGRAFPVSAFQLNPPAPEGQGEAKAAEEAATN, encoded by the coding sequence ATGGCTTCGCAGGCGATCGAGGAGCACCGGTCGGGCGCGGAGGTGCACACGGAGATGTGCGAGGCCAAGGCCCGCGAGTTCCTGGTGGAGCTGGGCCTCCCCGACGGGCTCCTCCCACTGCCGTCCCTCATGGAGGTGGGCTACAACCGCGCCACGGGCTTCGTGTGGCTCCGCCAGAGCCAGTCCGGCGGCCTCACCCACACCTTCGACGCCATCGGCAAGCAGGTCTGGTACGCCCCCGAGGTGACGGCCGTGGTGGAGCGCGGCCGGATGCACAGCATGACCGGGGTCAAGAGCAAGGAGCTGCTCATCTGGGTCACCATCTCCGAGATCGTCATCAGCCCCTCCGGCACCAAGATCGTCTTCCGCACCCCCGCCGGCCTCGGCCGCGCCTTCCCCGTCTCCGCCTTCCAGCTCAACCCGCCGGCGCCAGAGGGCCAGGGCGAGGCTAAGGCCGCCGAGGAGGCCGCCACCAACTGA